CCAGGGACCCGAGTCCGGGACCTGCGTCCCGAACCCGCGCCAGGGATCACATGGCCCCCGTGTTCCGCGCCGCAGCGCCGTGCTCAGTGAGCGAAGCGCTGCGCGTTCGTCAGCTCGACATCCCGGTACTGTGCCGCGGCCTGCGCGAGGGCCGAGGTGATGGCTGACATGGACGCTTCGACCCGGTTCTGGGTGGCGACCCATTCCGTGACGAGGGACTGGAAGCTGGCGGAGGCGTTCCCCCGCCAGCTGCCTTGCAGGGCGGTCAATCCCTGGTTCATGGCCCTGATGTCCGCGGAGATACGTTCCATCGTGCTGCGCACCCGGCCGGACTGCAGGTGGAGAAGTTCGGTGTCGACGGAGATGACGCTCATGGTGTTCCTTTCGCTGAGACGGACCCTGGAGGGTCTTTGGTTTCAGCCTAGGAAGGCACGTGGCCGGCGGGTTGAGCGCAGTGGCCTATGTGGACAGTGCCCCGTGCGCGCCGTCCACAGACCCGCCGTGGGGGCGCGCCGTCGTCGTGCGGGGAAAGGTGTCGTGCCAAGGAGCGCTCAGTCCGTGACGTCGGCCGAGAGAGCGCCGTC
Above is a window of Arthrobacter sp. Y-9 DNA encoding:
- a CDS encoding WXG100 family type VII secretion target, whose amino-acid sequence is MSVISVDTELLHLQSGRVRSTMERISADIRAMNQGLTALQGSWRGNASASFQSLVTEWVATQNRVEASMSAITSALAQAAAQYRDVELTNAQRFAH